Proteins encoded by one window of Myxocyprinus asiaticus isolate MX2 ecotype Aquarium Trade chromosome 35, UBuf_Myxa_2, whole genome shotgun sequence:
- the LOC127426266 gene encoding death-inducer obliterator 1-like isoform X5 encodes MEESVSPELAQAPEPESSQDPVDTSSQEPTSVLEEVKDQKDPDYVGEDKIEDPEKSKPSREFKKTWGFRRTTIAKREVPAEMVAETPEGKSAPVRRSGRQAKRTDKLEEFLVTVKRGRGTGRRSCPSRFEGGDPPSQTPTDAETASEASFDGNAEAKTEEQKVASPGKRKRGRGRTRRAVKRKAVGDSDSDDGSSENEEEAGCEVTKESQEHVETGASVEDGKDEELKDEEQVMDVKKEEDGEEEEKCKKSKEKSPNESISRRPSRAISKDYKRDTNPKAEAKLCKEEEEEDDDESSSSSSESDSDGYDPNALYCICRQKHNKRFMICCDRCEEWFHGDCVGITEARGRLMERNGEDYVCPKCNTQKGQIPKTNASTAEAENGKRPVAGPRKTESSPDAGSTSSTSSTAIAATEEKAAGDLGIKGRIEKATNPSGKKKIKIFQPQVTAAEGSSLPKCIGPGCERDALPDTVYCGNDCILRHAAAAMKTITIDGKDSKQKERGKPKKNTNKSLHKRGSGPKRRSSNQADTKESESQTDEDDDDEDKHAEEQPPPPAMSSWSSDHNYIAVTPEKTTPLSASVLNKASAIQKDKDKEDNEGVKPEKETTSADKKSPASNVAPKGGKKSPASKGIKGAAATSTPTKGKTSTAPLSSARDLRKRPPPQCKLGKSKKPGPPPPPPIPVLSPSGPPGSRHHASGALRVAKSTFTIPKKQPQTVPKESAEAGPSPISRTPPSPMSSIPSIQHPVSKPTQPPPPSAPPQPPPNNQMRSNIRRSLTDILYKRVSDSDDLSMSENEVGKLAISIEKEMFSLYMNTDNKYKNKYRSLMFNLKDPKNKGLFYRVVGSEISPFRLVRLSPEELLSKEMSDWRKTEISEGLDISGRSQPGQPKTGSRQEGAPPDVDMEEAPPMSDGDDPQEDTRPTSVPHTSISTGKSSAMPDIFSSMLKDTTAEHRAHLFDLNCKICTGQKSADDEPPSKKNKMSVSKKPEPPVKSKLEPRSSKVPAVEPSQMSSYSGVETAVPDTMSVMEDPSSVLTVVQAPVTAAVPAVSSVTITRRDPRTAGHRSSLPVSQTVPDISVPTMPASIPVSEPVVVETKGPLPMPPPAPASVPRPVMQKPPSSQDVRHYGSNTASSASEPRPEGETALFLSGQEMMWKGLINMHTVAKFVTKAYMVSGSFEHIKEDLPDTIHIGGRISPHTVWDYVGKLKTSLSKELCLIRFHPATEEEEVAYVSLFSYFSSRKRFGVVANSNKRIKDLYLIPLSSKDPLPAKLLPFDGPGLEPARPNLLLGLLICQKDKKRPGAPLENEEKRPKTLRDDETGLPKPSIVSKFEIKQDKGLRSSLDAISTTPPGTPPPLNASESSSSVATSVFSILSNVKAPDITTSTGNNSPSSNVTAAPAVSSTPLQTILKTLFGKKKQDSDVSLSPSDQNAVEVSVPSVSLLDPIVQQFAISKGKEVEVQDDRPYDPEEEYDPTVGYGTEKTPDTTKVSAAIKPAEVSSSVVDDIAYDPEDDSIFDDVRVDPGAKKLTEQQKVLEDNKQTEEPKRQLEGHKEPINQQIPETLISQPVTSLLANSQLLQLGKKVEELVAKSSAAQIINQRRDPRQSRDPRQAAANRRQTSDSIEKEEQSPVTIDTSLQQAAVIETPSSEACTTTDTQTTQLDITVDTSVEQPPTTTDMPLSQVTAILDSQQVQPDILQPESSKPAEESKSEVVPFLNTESTITESTEVSIPLLGDKIDPELVESYMENEPEEPKIEDDPIESESKSFEEVWPNSASILKADQGSSSGQPIKSTATTYYNISTISTSSSASIHSGMPQNVIHDNSSYMDSHSSHIQHITTTNPPNIPPPMSFPPPIGPPPILGPPPLQGPPPMTVPPPMHLPPPMSGPPPMPIPPMQGPPPPLIENDPSKYPPTGSYPPYQNQWGSGSQYDAPRGPPPPNFAPRGPPSFQPMGQRCPPPQIFDNSMNSVPPQHIRPRGPLPGPPPHGPPPPNFDGQRFNGPPPPFNFSGPRGPPLPFPGPPPNHFDNRAHPPSHFPGPRGPLPPHNIGDHGQPSNISRGPGDKYDDAGSSYHQGMDKPQIPSQGPPFRGPSPNHFDGRRGPPGPTGDMSGQRFPPAIQFRGSPQHRGSFEEPRGSSSQDFERHCGPSVQQFGGPRGPPPGHFDKEAVGQPARYSYNDDNPSDVRPVRGPLLPTPPDGPIPVQGRVGGHSPDTHRDDHWRRHSPEMRRRSCSTRDGSEPHNRPSRFDGGSRDRDGPSRLSEERQRDLSEDRRRERDREGAHGGRSWGWNREHEWDRGRERDRERDRSRERERERGRSREREKEHSRERDRSRGRESERYRDGDGDKRRDRDGDGDKRRDRDGDADKRRDRDGDGDKRRDRDGDGDKRRDRDGDGDKRRDRDGDGDKRRDRDGDADKKRDRDGEGDKRRDRDRDRDRGREREQDRKDHDRDRAKNRDRERDRDRDRDSRDRRRERSRSRERERGKDRDRRDRDKDRGKEKDRDRRDRSRSKEKNNYKRERSDNWRAKSTESETAS; translated from the exons ATGGAGGAGAGTGTGAGCCCTGAGCTGGCTCAAGCCCCAGAGCCTGAGTCCAGCCAGGATCCAGTGGATACCAGCTCACAAG AACCAACATCGGTCTTAGAAGAAGTCAAAGATCAAAAAGACCCTGATTATGTTGGTGAAGATAAAATAGAGGACCCTGAAAAATCCAAGCCCTCTCGTGAGTTTAAGAAGACTTGGGGCTTTCGTCGGACTACCATAGCTAAGAGGGAAGTCCCAGCAGAGATGGTAGCAGAGACCCCAGAGGGCAAAAGCGCCCCAGTGCGTCGCAGCGGTAGGCAGGCTAAGCGCACAGATAAACTGGAAGAGTTTCTGGTCACTGTGAAGCGTGGAAGAGGAACGGGAAGAAGGAGTTGTCCCTCACGATTTGAGGGAGGGGATCCTCCATCTCAGACCCCAACTGATGCCGAAACAGCCTCCGAAGCCAGCTTTGATGGAAATGCAGAGGCCAAAACAGAGGAACAGAAAGTTGCCTCCCCAGGAAAAAGGAAAAGGGGCCGAGGAAGGACAAGGAGAGCGGTCAAGCGTAAAGCGGTTGGTGATTCAGACAGTGATGACGGCAGCTCTGAAAACGAAGAGGAAGCTGGATGTGAAGTAACCAAAGAGTCTCAAGAACATGTTGAGACTGGGGCCAGTGTTGAAGATGGAAAGGATGAGGAATTAAAAGATGAAGAACAAGTGATGGATGTGAAGAAAGAGGAAgatggggaggaggaggagaagtgTAAGAAGAGCAAAGAGAAGTCCCCAAACGAGTCCATAAGTAGACGACCTTCCAGAGCAATCAGTAAAGACTATAAAAGAGACACTAATCCCAAAGCTGAAGCAAAGCTCTgcaaagaggaggaggaggaggatgatgatgagtcgTCGTCATCGTCCAGTGAGTCCGACAGCGACGGCTATGACCCTAATGCACTATACTGCATCTGCAGGCAGAAGCACAACAAAAG ATTCATGATCTGCTGCGATCGTTGTGAGGAGTGGTTTCATGGCGACTGTGTTGGCATCACTGAGGCACGGGGCCGACTGATGGAGAGAAATGGAGAGGACTACGTCTGTCCTAAATGCAACACACAGAAGGGGCAGATTCCCAAGACCAATGCGTCCACTGCAGAAGCAGAGAATGGCAAACGGCCAGTAGCTGGCCCTCGTAAAACAGAGTCCAGTCCTGATGCTGGCAGCACATCATCTACATCAAGCACTGCTATAGCTGCTACAGAGGAGAAAGCTGCTGGTGACCTGGGCATAAAGGGCAGGATCGAGAAGGCTACCAATCCaagtgggaaaaagaaaataaagatttTCCAGCCG CAGGTGACTGCAGCCGAGGGGTCTTCTCTCCCAAAGTGCATTGGCCCTGGATGTGAGAGAGATGCCCTCCCTGACACCGTCTACTGTGGGAATGACTGCATACTCAGACACGCCGCAGCCGCCATGAAGACCATTACCATAGATGGAAAAGACTCCAAACAGAAAGAAAGGGGCAAgcctaaaaagaacactaataAATCGCTGCATAAG AGGGGTTCTGGCCCTAAAAGGAGATCCTCTAACCAAGCTGACACTAAGGAATCAGAGTCTCAGACAGATGAGGATGACGATGATGAAGACAAACATGCTGAGGAGCAACCGCCTCCGCCAGCCATGTCATCCTGGTCCAGTGACCATAATTACATTGCAGTAACGCCAGAAAAGACTACACCCTTATCAGCATCTGTGTTAAACAAAGCGT cAGCTATCCAAAAAGACAAAGACAAGGAGGACAATGAAGGAGTCAAACCAGAGAAGGAGACAACATCTGCTGACAAGAAATCTCCTGCTTCAAATGTTGCTCCCAAAGGTGGGAAAAAGTCTCCTGCCTCAAAAGGCATAAAAGGAGCTGCTGCCACCTCTACTCCTACCAAAGGCAAAACAAGTACAGCACCTTTGAGCAGTGCCAGAGACTTGAGGAAACGGCCCCCACCACAATGCAAATTGGGCAAATCCAAGAAGCCAGgacctccaccaccaccaccaattcCTGTCTTATCGCCATCAGGCCCTCCAGGATCTCGGCACCATGCCTCTGGAGCTCTCAGAGTTGCCAAAAGCACCTTTACAATCCCCAAAAAGCAGCCACAGACTGTGCCAAAGGAATCTGCAGAGGCTGGTCCCTCTCCAATTTCTAGAACCCCACCCTCACCAATGTCATCCATTCCGTCCATTCAACATCCAGTGTCTAAACCAACCCAACCTCCACCCCCCTCTGCTCCACCACAGCCACCACCCAACAACCAGATGAGATCCAACATCAGACGGTCACTGACTGATATTCTGTACAAAAG GGTGAGTGACAGTGATGATCTATCCATGTCTGAGAATGAAGTGGGAAAGCTGGCGATCAGCATTGAGAAGGAGATGTTTAGTCTTTATATGAACACTGATAACAAGTACAAGAACAAGTACAGGTCCCTTATGTTCAACCTGAAGGACCCTAAAAACAAG GGCCTGTTCTATCGTGTGGTTGGTAGTGAGATCAGTCCTTTCAGGCTGGTAAGGTTGAGTCCAGAAGAACTTCTTTCCAAGGAGATGTCAGATTGGAGAAAGACTGAGATCTCTGAG GGTCTGGATATAAGTGGGAGATCCCAACCAGGACAGCCCAAAACTGGATCCAGACAAGAAGGTGCACCCCCAGATGTAGACATGGAGGAAGCTCCTCCAATGTCTGATGGAGAT gacCCCCAGGAGGACACACGTCCTACTTCTGTGCCACACACCTCTATCTCCACTGGGAAGAGCAGTGCAATGCCAGATATCTTCAGTAGTATGCTTAAAGACACTACAGCAGAGCACAGGGCTCATCTGTTTGACCTAAACTGCAAGATCTGTACAG gtcAGAAGTCTGCTGATGACGAACCAccgtccaaaaaaaacaaaatgtctgtCTCTAAAAAGCCAGAGCCACCTGTTAAATCTAAACTAGAGCCACGGTCTTCTAAAGTCCCTGCTGTAGAACCTTCCCAAATGTCGTCTTATTCTGGTGTTGAGACTGCTGTGCCTGATACTATGTCTGTGATGGAAGATCCAAGCAGTGTCTTGACAGTTGTCCAGGCCCCAGTCACTGCAGCTGTACCAGCAGTCTCCTCCGTTACAATAACTCGAAGGGATCCTCGTACTGCAGGTCACCGGTCATCTCTGCCTGTGTCTCAGACTGTTCCTGATATTAGTGTTCCAACAATGCCAGCCAGTATCCCGGTTTCTGAGCCTGTGGTTGTTGAAACAAAGGGTCCATTGCCTATGCCCCCTCCTGCCCCAGCATCGGTACCCAGACCTGTGATGCAAAAACCGCCATCTTCGCAAGATGTGCGGCACTATGGGTCCAATACTGCCAG CAGTGCATCAGAACCCCGTCCTGAGGGTGAAACAGCTTTGTTCTTGTCTGGTCAGGAAATGATGTGGAAAGGGTTGATAAACATGCACACTGTTGCCAAGTTCGTCACGAAAGCCTACATGGTTTCTGGATCATTCGAGCATATTAAGGAG GACTTGCCTGACACCATTCATATTGGTGGAAGAATATCGCCCCACACGGTGTGGGATTATGTGGGAAAGTTGAAGACTTCACTGTCAAAA GAACTCTGTCTCATTCGTTTTCATCCTGCGACTGAAGAGGAGGAGGTGGCGTATGTGTCTCTGTTTTCTTATTTCAGTAGCCGTAAGCGGTTTGGGGTAGTGGCTAACAGTAACAAGCGCATTAAAGACCTCTACCTTATCCCTCTGAGCTCAAAAGACCCACTGCCTGCAAAGCTCCTACCATTTGATGGACCAG GGCTGGAGCCAGCACGTCCCAATCTCCTCTTGGGGTTGTTGATTTGCCAGAAGGACAAGAAGCGTCCTGGAGCCCCTCTGGAGAATGAGGAAAAACGTCCTAAAACTCTAAGGGATGATGAAACAGGCCTTCCAAAACCATCCATTGTTAgtaaatttgaaataaaacagGACAAAGGTCTTCGATCTAGTCTTGATGCCATAAGCACTACTCCCCCAGGCACCCCACCACCCCTCAATGCCTCTGAGTCTTCAAGTTCTGTTGCAACTTCTGTGTTTTCCATCCTCTCTAATGTTAAAGCACCTGACATCACCACTAGCACAGGCAATAATTCTCCATCATCCAATGTCACAGCAGCACCTGCGGTCTCTTCCACACCACTTCAGACTATCCTGAAAACACTTTTTGGTAAGAAGAAACAAGATTCTGATGTCTCGTTgtcaccttcagatcaaaatgctGTAGAGGTCTCTGTGCCTTCTGTGTCTCTGCTAGACCCAATTGTACAGCAGTTTGCAATAAGCAAGGGTAAAGAGGTTGAAGTACAGGATGATAGACCATATGATCCTGAGGAAGAATATGACCCAACTGTTGGCTATGGTACAGAAAAAACCCCTGATACAACAAAAGTATCTGCAGCAATTAAGCCAGCAGAGGTCTCCTCTAGTGTGGTGGATGACATTGCTTATGACCCTGAGGATGACTCTATTTTTGATGATGTTAGGGTTGATCCAGGTGCTAAGAAATTAACTGAGCAGCAGAAAGTGCTTGAAGACAACAAACAAACTGAGGAACCGAAACGGCAGTTAGAGGGTCATAAGGAACCAATTAATCAACAAATACCAGAGACTTTGATTTCTCAGCCTGTTACATCTCTGCTGGCTAACAGTCAGTTGTTGCAGCTTGGTAAAAAGGTTGAGGAATTAGTAGCAAAGAGCTCAGCTGCTCAAATTATTAACCAGAGAAGAGACCCAAGGCAGAGTAGGGATCCTAGACAGGCAGCTGCAAACAGAAGACAGACGTCTGATTCTATAGAGAAAGAGGAGCAATCTCCTGTTACTATAGACACATCTCTACAGCAAGCTGCAGTGATAGAGACACCGTCATCAGAAGCCTGCACaaccacagacacacaaacaacacagctGGACATTACTGTTGATACGTCAGTAGAGCAACCTCCTACAACCACAGACATGCCTCTTTCACAAGTCACTGCCATTTTGGATTCTCAACAAGTGCAGCCTGACATCCTGCAACCAGAATCATCCAAGCCTGCGGAAGAGAGCAAAAGTGAAGTGGTGCCTTTCCTTAATACAGAGAGCACTATTACAGAGAGCACAGAGGTTTCTATTCCATTATTAGGGGACAAGATCGACCCAGAGTTAGTTGAAAGCTATATGGAAAACGAACCAGAGGAACCCAAAATTGAAGATGATCCCATTGAAtctgagagtaaaagttttgagGAGGTTTGGCCTAATTCTGCAAGTATTTTAAAAGCTGATCAAGGTTCATCCAGTGGACAGCCTATTAAGTCCACTGCAACCACATATTACAACATTTCAACAATCAGTACCTCATCATCTGCTTCTATACACTCAGGGATGCCACAAAATGTCATCCATGACAACTCATCTTACATGGATTCTCACAGTTCCCATATACAacacataacaacaacaaacccacCAAACATTCCACCTCCAATGTCTTTTCCTCCCCCTATTGGCCCTCCACCCATTCTTGGTCCACCTCCATTGCAAGGCCCACCACCAATGACTGTTCCACCACCCATGCAtctccctcctccaatgtcaGGGCCACCGCCAATGCCAATTCCCCCAATGCAAGGTCCACCTCCACCCCTCATAGAAAATGATCCCTCTAAGTATCCACCAACCGGATCATATCCGCCTTACCAGAATCAGTGGGGGAGCGGTTCTCAATATGATGCTCCAAGAGGTCCACCCCCTCCTAATTTTGCACCAAGAGGACCACCTTCATTCCAACCAATGGGTCAGAGATGTCCTCCTCCTCAGATATTTGATAATTCTATGAATTCAGTGCCCCCTCAGCATATCAGACCAAGAGGCCCACTACCAGGGCCTCCACCACATGGGCCACCCCCTCCCAACTTTGATGGACAAAGATTTAATGGACCTCCACCTCCTTTTAACTTCTCTGGACCTAGGGGCCCACCTCTGCCATTCCCAGGCCCCCCTCCAAATCACTTTGATAATAGAGCCCACCCACCATCCCACTTCCCAGGACCAAGAGGACCACTTCCCCCTCATAACATTGGGGACCATGGACAGCCATCTAATATTTCAAGAGGACCTGGTGATAAATATGATGATGCTGGAAGCTCATATCATCAGGGAATGGATAAACCCCAAATACCCTCACAAGGGCCTCCTTTTAGGGGACCATCACCAAACCACTTTGATGGAAGAAGAGGACCCCCTGGTCCTACAGGTGATATGTCAGGACAGCGATTTCCACCTGCAATCCAGTTTCGTGGTTCACCTCAACACAGAGGGTCATTTGAGGAACCACGGGGGAGTTCATCTCAAGACTTCGAAAGGCACTGTGGACCATCAGTGCAGCAGTTCGGTGGGCCAAGGGGTCCTCCACCAGGACATTTTGATAAGGAAGCTGTCGGCCAGCCAGCACGATATAGCTATAATGATGATAACCCAAGTGATGTTAGACCTGTTCGTGGGCCTCTGCTTCCAACACCTCCTGATGGTCCCATCCCAGTACAGGGTCGTGTAGGTGGACACAGTCCAGACACCCACCGTGATGACCACTGGAGGCGGCACTCCCCTGAAATGAGGCGGCGAAGCTGCTCCACTAGAGATGGTTCAGAGCCTCACAACCGTCCAAGTAGGTTTGATGGTGGGTCTCGTGACAGAGATGGCCCTTCACGATTGTCTGAAGAGAGGCAGCGTGATTTGTCTGAAGAtaggaggagggagagagatcGAGAAGGTGCTCATGGTGGAAGATCATGGGGCTGGAACAGGGAACATGAATGGGACAGAGGCAGAGAAAGGGATCGTGAAAGAGACCggagcagagaaagagagagggagcggGGTCGCAGCCGGGAAAGGGAAAAGGAGCATAGCAGAGAGAGGGATCGCAGTAGGGGCAGAGAATCTGAGCGATACAGAGATGGAGATGGAGACAAAAGGAGAGACCGGGATGGAGATGGAGACAAGAGGAGGGACCGGGATGGAGATGCAGATAAGAGGAGAGACCGGGATGGAGATGGGGACAAGAGGAGGGACCGGGATGGAGATGGGGACAAGAGGAGGGACCGGGATGGAGATGGAGACAAGAGGAGGGACCGGGATGGAGATGGAGACAAGAGGAGGGACCGGGATGGAGATGCAGACAAGAAGAGAGACCGGGATGGAGAAGGAGACAAGAGGAGAGACCGGGATCGAGATAGAGACCGAGGCagggagagagagcaggacagaaaAGACCATGATCGAGATCGAGCCAAGAACAGAGACCGAGAAAGAGATCGTGACCGAGATCGTGACAGCAGGGACAGGAGAAGAGAACGCTCAAGGAGTCGTGAACGAGAACGTGGAAAAGACCGTGACAGAAGAGATCGGGATAAAGATAGAGGAAAggagaaagacagagacagacgGGACAGGAGCAGgagcaaagaaaaaaataattacaaaagagAAAGATCTGACAACTGGAGGGCAAAGTCTACAGAGTCTGAAACTGCATCATGA